The following are encoded in a window of Labrus bergylta chromosome 16, fLabBer1.1, whole genome shotgun sequence genomic DNA:
- the nfil3-2 gene encoding uncharacterized protein nfil3-2: MENLTSALKTLNKTSGNDLNCLENFSGYEDSSSVQGSPTRLGRLIKPKNNMSCRRKREFISDEKKDASYWEKRRKNNEAAKRSREKRRINDMVLENRVLALNDENVRLKTELLQLKLRFGLISTASYIEKSQQISGGNNGGNGSSSSSSTQYYSSGYSSGSQVMMNSDSSETEQSGHGESHRQLGKYSPRGSLSDMSDGSSRDSPEPIPFEIKQEGDRLEMDIANGTTTQIMFNIHRGLASVPTHHQIQQHSQELKAAYHDHQQQHPLHQQQPHEESVTTINTVGQPAPHPPAAQRSVILYGSSSASYPVESLTRPQDTNLQAGQMHSSQTSVSQLQQSITEGSTKALAELKKQLERKLLPPSPYQHSVDSRNEAEEGNMYKVSQQHLQQEHQPHQQEGDSSAGLLHRQIEGVNQSPLYHHLQQPNHSYLSAQDEEPPVLTYEGGSRREAFYQGQPRINCNLTSSSDGDHRSSDKETSTDDDDFPSSSCSDMGSYSNQHLSGLHQPASPPPSSQGCPQAHGRDAQGEVKGTALPHKLRLKHRAMSSGCSGGHSSGQESPTTPPSSTPPPLPQHPYLSLMPQQNITRESQGEDCTQGASGEGVRKESGKKDTGGRRNKRRD; this comes from the coding sequence ATGGAAAATCTGACATCAGCTCTCAAGACATTAAATAAAACCTCAGGGAATGACCTAAACTGCCTTGAGAACTTCAGTGGCTATGAAGACTCTTCTTCTGTGCAAGGCAGTCCAACTCGCTTAGGGCGTCTCATCAAGCCTAAAAACAATATGAGCTGCAGGCGAAAGCGCGAATTCATCTCTGATGAGAAGAAGGACGCCTCTTATTGGGAGAAACGACGTAAAAACAATGAAGCAGCCAAACGCTCCCGGGAAAAGCGTCGTATCAATGATATGGTTTTGGAAAACCGTGTCCTTGCATTGAATGATGAGAATGTGAGGCTCAAGACGGAGCTGCTCCAGCTGAAGCTGCGCTTTGGCCTCATAAGCACTGCGTCTTACATTGAAAAGAGTCAACAGATTAGTGGAGGCAACAACGGGGGAAATGGAAGCTCATCCTCTTCTTCGACCCAGTATTACTCCAGCGGTTACTCTAGTGGTTCTCAGGTGATGATGAACTCGGATTCCTCAGAAACAGAGCAGTCAGGACATGGTGAGAGCCACAGGCAGTTGGGGAAATACTCCCCACGTGGCTCCCTCTCTGACATGTCTGATGGGTCCTCCAGGGACAGCCCTGAGCCAATCCCTTTTGAGAtaaaacaggaaggtgacagGCTAGAGATGGACATTGCTAATGGCACCACCACCCAGATCATGTTTAACATCCACCGTGGTCTTGCCTCTGTGCCCACTCACCACCAAATCCAGCAGCATTCTCAGGAGCTCAAGGCTGCATATCACGACCATCAACAGCAGCATCCCCTTCACCAACAGCAACCCCATGAGGAGTCTGTTACCACAATCAACACTGTCGGCCAGCCTGCCCCTCACCCACCTGCTGCCCAGCGGAGTGTTATTCTATATGGCTCCAGCAGTGCCTCCTATCCAGTTGAAAGCCTGACAAGGCCCCAGGACACCAACCTGCAAGCGGGCCAGATGCACAGCAGCCAGACAAGTGTTAGTCAACTGCAGCAGTCCATCACCGAGGGCTCCACTAAGGCATTGGCTGAGTTGAAAAAACAGCTAGAAAGGAAGTTATTACCACCATCTCCATACCAGCACTCAGTCGACAGTCGTAATGAGGCTGAGGAAGGAAACATGTACAAAGTTTCCCAGCAGCACCTGCAGCAGGAGCACCAGCCACACCAGCAAGAGGGCGATTCATCTGCAGGGCTCCTTCACAGACAAATAGAGGGAGTCAACCAATCCCCCCTGTACCACCATCTCCAGCAGCCTAACCATTCATACCTCAGTGCCCAAGATGAGGAGCCACCCGTGCTTACCTATGAGGGTGGGTCCAGGAGGGAGGCGTTCTACCAAGGTCAACCTAGAATCAATTGCAATTTGACCTCGTCCAGTGATGGAGATCACCGCAGCTCTGACAAAGAGACCTCCACGGATGATGACGACTTTCCCTCCTCGTCCTGCTCAGATATGGGTAGCTACAGCAACCAACACCTGTCTGGCCTCCACCAGCCTGCCTCACCTCCGCCCTCCTCTCAGGGCTGCCCACAGGCCCACGGCCGGGATGCACAGGGGGAGGTGAAGGGCACGGCGTTGCCACACAAACTCAGACTTAAACACAGGGCCATGAGCTCTGGATGCAGTGGTGGCCACTCCTCTGGTCAGGAGTCCCCAACaacccctccctcttcaacACCCCCTCCCCTACCCCAGCACCCCTACTTGTCCCTCATGCCCCAGCAGAACATTACCAGGGAGAGCCAAGGTGAAGACTGTACACAAGGGGCCTCAGGGGAGGGGGTAAGGAAGGAAAGTGGGAAAAAAGACACAGGTGGACGACGAAACAAGAGGCGAGATTAA
- the nfil3-6 gene encoding nuclear factor, interleukin 3 regulated, member 6, producing the protein MMFEEESQMRGQQDVAVLQSLDSPEAVIPGGGGGSGPLSFTDEAVSILTSSSMLARSLLGRSSAVKRKESPSSSIRRKREFIPVDKKDEGYWDKRKKNNEAAKRSREKRRVNDIVLESRVLALLEENARLRAELLALKFRFGLVKDPSNSPILPLTAAPQHNSQTVTPHYYLQRGEGGLPSPSVSHLNNQTGQLSSRSSRDAGNMSEDSGFSTPGGSSVGSPSVGSPIFFEDRLSDHGKLSPHRADEVGYDLNHSPVDVHHTTGVTGGKLDYAETMKNLPHKLRFKMPGSGDTGDATGDRRSPTMSTAGREGQREVTRGLSGGETGPGHFTGSWLQQLEGEEARRGRLSPQYNASASSYSPQTSPTRGPTEVQYKHENTHLKSQLNSLSEEVAQLKKLFTEQLMAKVN; encoded by the coding sequence ATGATGTTTGAAGAGGAGTCCCAGATGAGGGGACAGCAGGATGTGGCAGTGCTCCAGTCGCTGGACTCACCTGAAGCAGTGATTCCAGGTGGGGGCGGAGGGTCGGGACCCCTGTCCTTCACAGATGAAGCTGTATCCATCTTGACCTCCAGCAGCATGCTGGCCCGCTCCCTGCTGGGACGCAGCTCTGCAGTCAAACGGAAAGAAAGCCCCTCTTCCAGCATCCGCCGCAAGCGCGAGTTCATCCCTGTTGACAAAAAGGACGAGGGCTACTGggacaagagaaagaaaaacaatgaggCAGCTAAGCGCTCCCGGGAGAAGCGGCGTGTTAATGATATCGTCCTGGAGAGCCGCGTTCTGGCTCTGCTCGAGGAAAATGCTCGTCTTAGAGCTGAATTGCTGGCCCTGAAGTTCCGCTTTGGCCTGGTCAAAGACCCCTCCAACTCCCCTATTCTGCCTCTCACTGCAGCTCCTCAACACAACTCTCAAACTGTGACTCCTCACTATTACCtccagagaggagagggaggcctCCCTAGCCCGTCAGTCTCACATCTCAACAACCAGACAGGCCAGCTGAGCAGCAGGAGCTCCAGGGATGCTGGGAACATGTCGGAGGACTCTGGGTTCTCCACACCAGGCGGGTCCAGTGTGGGCAGCCCCAGTGTGGGCAGCCCCATCTTCTTCGAAGACCGTCTGAGTGATCATGGCAAATTATCACCGCACAGAGCAGATGAGGTAGGCTACGACCTCAACCACTCCCCGGTCGATGTCCATCACACTACAGGGGTTACAGGAGGGAAGCTGGACTACGCCGAAACCATGAAAAACCTCCCTCACAAGCTACGCTTCAAGATGCCCGGCAGTGGGGACACAGGCGATGCTACAGGCGACAGGCGCAGCCCAACAATGTCTACAGCAGGGCGGGAAGGTCAGAGAGAGGTCACTAGAGGACTCAGTGGAGGTGAAACGGGACCAGGGCACTTCACCGGCTCCTGGCTACAGCAGCTGGAAGGGGAGGAGGCCAGGAGGGGGAGACTTTCTCCTCAATACAATGCCTCAGCTTCCAGCTACAGCCCACAGACTTCTCCCACACGAGGGCCCACTGAGGTCCAGTATAAGCACGAGAACACTCACCTGAAGTCCCAGCTCAACTCTCTGAGCGAGGAGGTGGCTCAGCTGAAGAAACTTTTCACAGAGCAGCTAATGGCCAAAGTCAACTGA